One window of Klebsiella quasivariicola genomic DNA carries:
- the malM gene encoding maltose operon protein MalM gives MKMKKTLVALCLSAGMLACVPGMSLADVNFVPQNTSAAPSIPASALQQLIWTPADQSKTQSVDLTTGGQRLDVPGIVGPVAAWSVPANIGELTLTLDSELNKHKQIFAPNVLILDQNMTPAAFFPSNYFTYQQPGVMTADRLGGVMRLTPALGQQKLYVLVFTTEKDLQQTTTLLDPAKAYAKGAGNAAPDIPDPIAKHTTDGVLKLKVKTNSTSSVLVGPLFGSSGPGPVTVGNTAAPVAAPAAAAAAAAPAAKSEPMLSDTETYFNNGIKQAVKQGDIDKALKLMNEAERLGSKSARSTFISSVKGKG, from the coding sequence ATGAAAATGAAGAAAACTCTCGTCGCTCTGTGTTTATCCGCAGGGATGTTGGCATGCGTGCCGGGGATGAGCCTTGCCGATGTTAACTTTGTACCGCAGAACACCAGCGCTGCGCCGTCTATTCCAGCCAGTGCGCTGCAGCAGCTGATCTGGACGCCTGCCGATCAATCAAAGACGCAGAGCGTTGATTTAACCACTGGCGGTCAACGCCTGGATGTCCCGGGGATCGTCGGGCCGGTCGCCGCCTGGAGCGTGCCGGCCAATATCGGTGAGCTGACTCTGACCCTCGACAGCGAACTGAACAAACACAAGCAGATTTTTGCGCCGAACGTGCTGATTCTCGATCAGAACATGACGCCCGCGGCGTTCTTCCCCAGCAACTACTTTACCTATCAGCAGCCGGGCGTGATGACCGCCGATCGCCTGGGCGGCGTGATGCGCCTGACCCCGGCGCTGGGCCAGCAGAAGCTCTACGTGCTGGTATTTACCACTGAAAAAGATCTCCAGCAGACCACGACCTTGCTGGATCCGGCGAAAGCCTATGCCAAAGGCGCAGGCAATGCGGCGCCGGATATCCCGGACCCGATCGCCAAACATACCACCGATGGTGTGCTGAAGCTGAAAGTGAAAACCAACAGTACCTCCAGCGTGCTGGTGGGCCCGCTGTTTGGTTCCTCCGGCCCGGGGCCGGTGACCGTCGGCAACACCGCGGCGCCGGTAGCCGCGCCAGCCGCTGCAGCCGCCGCTGCGGCGCCGGCAGCCAAAAGCGAACCGATGCTCAGCGACACCGAAACCTACTTCAACAATGGTATTAAGCAGGCGGTGAAACAAGGTGACATCGACAAAGCCCTGAAATTGATGAACGAAGCTGAGCGCCTCGGCTCGAAATCCGCTCGTTCCACCTTTATCAGCAGTGTAAAAGGCAAGGGGTAA
- the plsB gene encoding glycerol-3-phosphate 1-O-acyltransferase PlsB, whose translation MSGWQRIYYKLLNLPLRVLVKSKSIPAEPAQELGLDTSRPIMYVLPYNSKADLLTLRAQCLAHDLPDPFEPLEIDGTLLPRYVFIHGGPRVFTYYTPKEESIKLFHDYLDLHRNHPDLDVQMVPVSVMFGRSPGREKGEVNPPLRMLNGIQKFFAVSWLGRDSFVRFSPSVSLRRMADEHGTDKIIAQKLARVARMHFARQRLAAVGPRLPARQDLFNKLLASKAIARAVEDEARSKKISHEKAQQNAIALMEEIAANFSYEMIRLTDRILGFTWNRLYQGINVHNAERVRQLAHDGHEIVYVPCHRSHMDYLLLSYVLYHQGLVPPHIAAGINLNFWPAGPIFRRLGAFFIRRTFKGNKLYSTVFREYLGELFSRGYSVEYFVEGGRSRTGRLLDPKTGTLSMTIQAMLRGGTRPITLVPIYIGYEHVMEVGTYAKELRGATKEKESLPQMVRGLSKLRNLGQGYVNFGEPLPLMTYLNHHVPEWREAIDPIEAVRPSWLTPTVNNIAADLMVRINNAGAANAMNLCCTALLASRQRSLTREQLTQQLECYLALLRNVPYAPDATAPSASASELIDHALQMNKFEVEKDTIGDIIILPREQAVLMTYYRNNIAHMLVMPSLLAALVTQHRHLSRAEVLRHVETLYPFLKAELFLRWEKAELAGVVDALIAEMLRQELIVVDGDVMSLNPSHSRSLQLLAAGARETLQRYAITFWLLSANPSINRSSLEKESRTVAQRLSVLHGINAPEFFDKAVFSTLVLTLRDEGYISDTGDAEPEETLKVYRMLADLITSDVRLTIESVTQDDA comes from the coding sequence ATGTCCGGCTGGCAACGAATTTACTATAAATTACTGAATTTACCATTACGGGTGCTGGTAAAAAGCAAGTCTATTCCGGCAGAACCCGCCCAGGAATTAGGACTCGATACCTCGCGTCCGATCATGTACGTCCTGCCCTATAACTCGAAGGCGGACCTGCTGACGCTGCGCGCCCAATGCCTGGCGCATGATTTACCTGACCCGTTTGAACCGCTGGAGATCGACGGCACGCTGCTGCCGCGTTACGTATTCATCCACGGCGGGCCACGCGTGTTTACCTATTACACGCCAAAAGAAGAGTCCATCAAGCTGTTCCACGACTACCTCGATCTGCACCGCAACCATCCGGATCTCGATGTGCAAATGGTGCCGGTCTCGGTGATGTTTGGCCGCTCGCCGGGTCGCGAGAAAGGGGAAGTTAATCCGCCGCTGCGGATGCTCAACGGTATCCAGAAATTTTTCGCCGTCTCCTGGCTCGGCCGCGACAGCTTCGTGCGTTTCTCGCCTTCCGTGTCGCTGCGCCGCATGGCCGATGAGCATGGTACCGATAAGATCATCGCTCAGAAGCTGGCTCGCGTCGCCCGCATGCACTTTGCCCGCCAGCGCCTGGCCGCCGTCGGCCCGCGTCTGCCAGCCCGCCAGGATCTGTTTAATAAACTGCTGGCCTCGAAAGCGATCGCCCGCGCGGTAGAAGACGAAGCGCGCAGTAAGAAGATTTCCCACGAGAAGGCCCAGCAGAACGCTATCGCGCTGATGGAAGAGATTGCGGCGAACTTCTCATACGAGATGATCCGCCTGACCGATCGCATTCTCGGCTTCACCTGGAACCGTCTGTACCAGGGTATCAACGTGCATAACGCCGAGCGCGTACGCCAGCTGGCGCACGACGGCCATGAAATTGTCTATGTCCCCTGCCACCGCAGCCACATGGACTATCTGCTGCTCTCCTATGTCCTGTACCATCAGGGACTGGTCCCCCCACATATCGCGGCGGGCATCAACCTCAACTTCTGGCCAGCCGGGCCGATCTTCCGTCGCCTCGGCGCCTTCTTTATTCGCCGTACCTTTAAGGGCAACAAGCTCTATTCCACCGTGTTCCGCGAATACCTTGGCGAACTGTTCAGCCGTGGTTATTCGGTGGAGTACTTTGTGGAAGGCGGCCGCTCCCGTACTGGCCGGCTGCTCGATCCGAAGACCGGTACGCTGTCGATGACCATCCAGGCGATGCTGCGCGGCGGCACCCGACCGATCACTCTGGTACCGATTTACATCGGCTATGAGCACGTGATGGAGGTCGGAACCTATGCCAAGGAGCTGCGCGGCGCCACCAAAGAGAAAGAGAGTCTGCCGCAGATGGTGCGTGGCTTAAGTAAGCTGCGCAATCTTGGCCAGGGTTACGTTAACTTCGGCGAACCGCTGCCGCTGATGACCTACCTGAACCACCATGTGCCGGAGTGGCGGGAAGCAATCGACCCGATCGAAGCGGTCCGCCCTTCCTGGCTGACGCCGACGGTAAATAACATTGCCGCTGACCTGATGGTGCGCATCAACAACGCTGGCGCGGCCAACGCCATGAACCTGTGCTGTACGGCGCTGCTGGCCTCGCGTCAGCGTTCGCTGACCCGGGAGCAACTGACCCAACAGCTGGAGTGCTACCTCGCGCTGCTGCGCAATGTGCCCTATGCGCCAGATGCCACCGCGCCGTCCGCTTCGGCCAGTGAGCTCATCGACCACGCGCTGCAGATGAACAAGTTCGAGGTCGAGAAGGACACCATCGGCGATATCATCATTCTGCCGCGCGAGCAGGCGGTACTGATGACCTACTATCGCAACAACATCGCCCATATGCTGGTGATGCCGTCGCTGTTAGCCGCCCTGGTAACTCAGCATCGCCACCTCAGCCGCGCCGAAGTGCTGCGCCATGTCGAAACGCTCTATCCGTTCCTCAAAGCCGAGCTGTTCCTGCGCTGGGAAAAAGCGGAGCTGGCCGGAGTGGTGGATGCGCTGATTGCCGAGATGCTGCGTCAGGAGCTGATCGTCGTCGATGGCGATGTGATGAGCCTCAACCCGTCTCATTCGCGCTCCCTGCAGCTGCTGGCCGCCGGCGCGCGCGAGACGCTGCAGCGCTATGCCATCACCTTCTGGCTGCTGAGCGCCAACCCGTCGATCAACCGCAGTTCGCTGGAAAAAGAGAGTCGTACCGTGGCCCAGCGTCTGTCGGTACTGCACGGTATCAATGCGCCGGAGTTCTTCGACAAAGCGGTGTTCAGCACCCTGGTGTTGACCCTGCGTGATGAAGGCTATATCAGCGACACTGGCGACGCCGAGCCGGAAGAGACCCTGAAGGTCTACCGGATGCTGGCGGATTTGATTACATCGGATGTGCGTCTGACCATTGAAAGCGTCACGCAGGACGACGCGTAA
- a CDS encoding diacylglycerol kinase → MANNTTGLTRIIKAAGYSWKGFRAAWVNEAAFRQEGVAAIVAVAIACWLDVDAITRVLLIGSVLLVMIVEILNSAIEAVVDRIGSDFHELSGRAKDMGSAAVLLAIIIALITWGMLLWSHYH, encoded by the coding sequence ATGGCCAATAATACCACCGGGTTAACCCGAATCATTAAAGCGGCAGGTTACTCCTGGAAAGGATTTCGCGCGGCGTGGGTCAACGAGGCCGCGTTTCGTCAGGAGGGCGTCGCCGCCATCGTGGCCGTCGCGATCGCCTGCTGGCTGGACGTCGACGCCATCACCCGCGTATTGCTGATTGGCTCGGTCCTGCTAGTGATGATAGTCGAAATTCTCAACAGCGCGATTGAGGCGGTTGTGGATCGTATCGGCTCGGATTTTCACGAGCTTTCAGGGCGCGCCAAAGATATGGGGTCGGCGGCGGTTCTGCTGGCGATTATCATCGCGCTGATCACCTGGGGGATGCTGCTGTGGAGCCATTATCACTAA
- the malK gene encoding maltose/maltodextrin ABC transporter ATP-binding protein MalK: MASVQLRNVTKAWGDVVVSKDINLDIHEGEFVVFVGPSGCGKSTLLRMIAGLETITSGDLFIGDTRMNEIPPAERGVGMVFQSYALYPHLSVAENMSFGLKLAGAKKDLINQRVTQVAEVLQLAHLLERKPKALSGGQRQRVAIGRTLVAEPSVFLLDEPLSNLDAALRVQMRIEISRLHKRLGRTMIYVTHDQVEAMTLADKIVVLDAGRVAQVGKPLELYHYPADRFVAGFIGSPKMNFLPVKVTATAIDQVQVELPNRQQIWLPVDSANVQVGANMSLGIRPEHLLPSDIADVTLEGEVQVVEQLGHETQIHIQIPAIRQNLVYRQNDVVLVEEGATFAIGLPPERCHLFREDGTACRRLHKEPGV; encoded by the coding sequence ATGGCGAGCGTACAGCTGCGAAATGTAACGAAAGCCTGGGGTGACGTGGTGGTATCGAAAGATATCAATCTCGATATCCACGAAGGGGAATTCGTCGTGTTTGTCGGGCCATCGGGCTGCGGCAAATCTACCCTGCTGCGTATGATTGCCGGGTTAGAAACTATTACCAGCGGGGACCTGTTTATCGGTGACACCCGCATGAATGAAATCCCACCGGCAGAACGCGGCGTTGGGATGGTATTCCAGTCTTATGCACTCTATCCCCACCTTTCCGTTGCGGAAAATATGTCGTTTGGCCTGAAGCTGGCCGGTGCGAAAAAAGATCTGATTAACCAGCGGGTGACCCAGGTTGCGGAAGTGCTGCAGCTGGCCCATCTGCTGGAGCGTAAACCGAAAGCCCTCTCCGGCGGTCAGCGCCAGCGTGTAGCGATTGGCCGTACGCTGGTGGCAGAGCCAAGCGTCTTCCTGCTGGATGAGCCGCTCTCCAACCTCGACGCCGCGCTGCGCGTCCAGATGCGTATTGAGATCTCGCGTCTGCATAAGCGACTGGGCCGCACCATGATTTATGTCACCCACGATCAGGTGGAGGCGATGACCCTCGCCGACAAGATCGTGGTTCTCGACGCCGGCCGGGTGGCGCAGGTTGGGAAACCGTTGGAGCTCTATCACTATCCGGCTGACCGCTTCGTTGCAGGCTTCATTGGCTCACCGAAGATGAATTTCCTGCCGGTCAAAGTTACCGCAACGGCTATCGATCAGGTGCAGGTTGAACTGCCGAACCGTCAGCAAATCTGGCTGCCGGTGGACAGCGCCAACGTGCAGGTGGGCGCCAACATGTCCTTAGGTATCCGCCCGGAGCATTTACTGCCCAGCGACATCGCCGATGTGACCCTCGAAGGTGAGGTCCAGGTCGTCGAACAGCTCGGTCACGAAACGCAAATTCATATCCAGATCCCCGCCATCCGTCAAAACCTGGTTTACCGCCAGAACGACGTGGTGTTGGTAGAAGAGGGAGCCACATTCGCCATCGGTTTGCCGCCAGAACGTTGCCACTTATTCCGTGAGGATGGCACCGCTTGTCGTCGGCTGCATAAAGAGCCGGGCGTGTAA
- the lexA gene encoding transcriptional repressor LexA — translation MKALTTRQQEVFDLIRDHISQTGMPPTRAEIAQRLGFRSPNAAEEHLKALARKGAIEIVSGASRGIRLLTEEEHGLPLIGRVAAGEPLLAQQHIEGHYQVDPSMFKPNADFLLRVSGMSMKDIGILDGDLLAVHKTQDVRNGQVVVARIDEEVTVKRLKKQGNVVELLPENSEFSPIVVDLRQQSFTIEGLAVGVIRNGEWL, via the coding sequence ATGAAAGCGTTAACGACCAGGCAGCAAGAGGTGTTTGATCTCATTCGGGATCATATCAGCCAGACGGGCATGCCGCCGACGCGTGCGGAAATTGCTCAGCGCTTGGGGTTCCGTTCCCCAAACGCGGCGGAAGAACACCTGAAAGCGCTGGCGCGTAAAGGCGCGATCGAGATCGTCTCCGGTGCCTCTCGCGGTATTCGTCTGTTGACGGAAGAAGAGCACGGCCTGCCGCTGATCGGCCGCGTTGCCGCCGGTGAACCGCTGCTGGCGCAGCAGCATATTGAAGGCCACTATCAGGTCGACCCGTCGATGTTTAAACCCAACGCCGATTTCCTGCTGCGCGTCAGCGGGATGTCGATGAAAGACATCGGCATTCTGGATGGCGATCTGCTGGCAGTCCATAAAACCCAGGACGTGCGTAATGGCCAGGTCGTCGTCGCGCGCATTGACGAGGAAGTGACGGTGAAACGCCTGAAAAAACAGGGTAACGTCGTCGAACTGCTGCCGGAAAACAGCGAGTTTTCTCCGATCGTCGTCGATCTGCGCCAGCAGA
- the ubiC gene encoding chorismate lyase produces the protein MSHPALTRLRALRYFAVMPPLAPPLSDWLLLEDSMTQRFEQQGKQVTVTLVNEGYIGREALADEAALLPAEPRYWLREIILNADGEPWLAGRTVVPESTLCGPELALQQLGQTPLGRYLFTSSTLTRDFIEIGRDAALWGRRSRLRLSGKPLLLTELFLPASPLY, from the coding sequence ATGTCCCATCCTGCGCTTACGCGACTGCGTGCGCTGCGCTATTTTGCCGTTATGCCCCCCCTGGCGCCGCCGCTGAGTGACTGGCTGCTGCTGGAGGACTCAATGACCCAGCGCTTTGAACAACAAGGAAAGCAGGTCACCGTGACCCTGGTTAACGAAGGGTATATCGGACGTGAGGCGCTGGCTGATGAAGCGGCGCTGCTGCCCGCCGAGCCGCGCTACTGGCTGCGGGAGATTATACTCAATGCCGATGGTGAGCCCTGGCTGGCCGGGCGCACGGTGGTGCCGGAGTCGACGCTGTGTGGTCCGGAGCTGGCGCTACAGCAGCTCGGGCAGACCCCGCTGGGCCGATACCTGTTCACGTCGTCGACGTTAACCCGCGATTTTATTGAAATTGGTCGCGATGCAGCGCTGTGGGGACGTCGTTCCCGCCTGCGGCTGAGCGGCAAACCCCTGTTGCTGACCGAGCTGTTTTTGCCTGCGTCGCCGTTGTACTGA
- a CDS encoding maltoporin, with protein sequence MMITLRKLPLAVAVAAGVMSAQALAVDFHGYARSGIGWTGSGGEQQCFKATGAQSKYRLGNECETYAELKLGQELWKEGDKSFYFDTNVAYSVNQEDDWESTSPAFREANIQGKNLIDWLPGSTLWAGKRFYQRHDVHMIDFYYWDISGPGAGLENVDLGFGKLSLAATRNSESGGSYTFSSDDTKKYAAKTANDVFDIRLAGLETNPGGVLELGVDYGRANPQDDYRLEDGASKDGWMWTGEHTQSIWGGFNKFVVQYATDAMTSWNSGHSQGTSIDNNGSMIRVLDHGAMDFNDDWGLMYVAMYQDVDLDSKNGSTWYTVGVRPMYKWTPIMSTQLEIGYDNVKSQRTSENNNQYKITLAQQWQAGNSVWSRPAIRIFATYAKWDENWGYSNTSGLQTKDSSGSGAFTSSRGDDSEVTFGAQMEVWW encoded by the coding sequence ATGATGATTACTCTGCGCAAACTTCCTCTGGCGGTCGCCGTCGCAGCAGGCGTGATGTCTGCTCAGGCGCTGGCTGTCGATTTCCATGGCTACGCACGTTCCGGCATTGGCTGGACCGGTAGCGGCGGCGAGCAACAGTGCTTCAAAGCGACCGGTGCTCAAAGTAAATACCGTCTTGGTAACGAATGTGAAACCTATGCGGAACTGAAGCTGGGCCAGGAGCTGTGGAAGGAAGGGGATAAGAGTTTTTATTTCGATACTAACGTTGCCTATTCCGTGAATCAGGAAGATGACTGGGAAAGCACCTCTCCGGCGTTCCGTGAAGCCAACATCCAGGGTAAAAACCTGATCGACTGGCTGCCGGGCTCTACGCTGTGGGCGGGTAAACGCTTCTATCAGCGTCATGACGTTCACATGATCGACTTCTACTACTGGGATATCTCCGGCCCGGGTGCTGGTCTGGAAAACGTTGACCTTGGCTTCGGTAAGCTCTCTCTGGCCGCTACCCGTAACTCAGAAAGCGGCGGTTCTTATACCTTCTCCAGTGATGACACCAAAAAATATGCCGCGAAAACTGCCAACGACGTCTTTGACATCCGTCTGGCGGGCCTGGAAACCAACCCGGGCGGCGTGCTGGAGTTAGGTGTCGATTACGGCCGTGCGAACCCGCAGGATGATTACCGTCTGGAAGACGGCGCGTCGAAAGACGGCTGGATGTGGACTGGTGAACATACTCAGTCTATCTGGGGCGGCTTCAACAAATTTGTCGTTCAGTACGCCACTGACGCTATGACCTCCTGGAACAGCGGTCACTCTCAGGGGACCAGCATTGATAACAACGGCAGCATGATCCGCGTTCTGGATCACGGCGCGATGGACTTCAACGATGACTGGGGCCTGATGTACGTGGCGATGTACCAGGACGTGGATCTGGACAGCAAGAACGGTTCTACCTGGTACACCGTGGGTGTCCGTCCGATGTACAAATGGACGCCGATCATGAGCACCCAGCTGGAAATCGGTTACGATAACGTCAAATCCCAGCGTACCAGCGAAAACAACAACCAGTACAAAATTACCCTGGCTCAGCAATGGCAGGCAGGTAACAGCGTCTGGTCCCGTCCGGCTATCCGTATCTTCGCAACCTACGCGAAGTGGGATGAAAACTGGGGTTACAGCAACACCTCCGGTCTGCAGACAAAAGACAGCAGCGGAAGCGGCGCTTTCACCTCCAGCCGTGGTGACGACAGCGAAGTTACCTTCGGTGCCCAGATGGAAGTGTGGTGGTAA
- the malE gene encoding maltose/maltodextrin ABC transporter substrate-binding protein MalE: protein MKIKTGARILALSALTTMMFSASALAKIEEGKLVIWINGDKGYNGLAEVGKKFEKDTGIKVSVEHPDKLEEKFPQVAATGDGPDIIFWAHDRFGGYAQSGLLAEITPDKAFQDKLYPFTWDAVRYNGKLIAYPIAVEALSLIYNKDLVPNPPKTWEEIPALDKELKAKGKSALMFNLQEPYFTWPLIAADGGYAFKFENGKYDVKDVGVDSAGAKAGLTFLVDLIKNKHMNADTDYSIAEAAFNKGETAMTINGPWAWSNIDKSKVNYGVTLLPTFKGKPSKPFVGVLSAGINAASPNKELAKEFLENYLMTDQGLEAVNNDKPLGAVALKSFQEKLEKDPRIAATMANAQKGEIMPNIPQMSAFWYAVRTAVINAASGRQTVDAALKDAQSRITK from the coding sequence ATGAAAATCAAAACTGGCGCTCGCATCCTCGCGCTGTCGGCACTGACCACGATGATGTTTTCCGCCTCTGCCCTCGCGAAAATTGAAGAAGGTAAGCTGGTTATCTGGATTAACGGCGATAAAGGCTACAACGGCCTCGCTGAAGTGGGTAAAAAGTTTGAAAAAGACACCGGCATTAAAGTTTCCGTAGAACACCCGGACAAGCTGGAAGAAAAATTCCCGCAGGTTGCGGCAACCGGCGACGGCCCGGACATCATCTTCTGGGCACATGACCGTTTTGGCGGCTACGCGCAGTCCGGCCTGCTGGCGGAAATCACCCCGGACAAAGCGTTCCAGGACAAACTCTACCCGTTCACCTGGGATGCGGTTCGCTATAACGGCAAACTGATCGCCTACCCGATCGCGGTCGAAGCCCTGTCCCTGATTTACAACAAAGATCTGGTGCCGAACCCACCGAAGACCTGGGAAGAGATCCCGGCTCTGGATAAAGAACTGAAAGCGAAAGGTAAGAGCGCGCTGATGTTCAACCTGCAGGAACCGTACTTCACCTGGCCGCTGATCGCTGCCGACGGTGGATACGCGTTCAAGTTTGAAAACGGCAAGTACGATGTGAAAGACGTCGGCGTGGACAGCGCAGGCGCGAAAGCGGGCCTGACCTTCCTGGTTGACCTGATCAAGAACAAGCACATGAATGCCGATACCGACTACTCCATCGCCGAAGCGGCCTTCAACAAAGGCGAAACCGCGATGACCATCAACGGTCCATGGGCGTGGTCTAACATCGATAAGAGCAAGGTTAACTACGGTGTAACCCTGCTGCCAACCTTTAAAGGCAAACCATCTAAACCGTTCGTTGGCGTGCTGAGCGCGGGGATCAACGCCGCCAGCCCGAACAAAGAGCTGGCGAAAGAGTTCCTCGAAAACTACCTGATGACCGATCAGGGTCTGGAAGCCGTTAACAACGACAAACCGTTGGGTGCGGTAGCGCTGAAATCCTTCCAGGAAAAACTGGAAAAAGATCCGCGCATCGCTGCCACCATGGCGAACGCCCAGAAAGGCGAGATTATGCCTAACATCCCGCAGATGTCTGCCTTCTGGTATGCCGTTCGTACCGCGGTTATCAACGCCGCCAGCGGTCGTCAGACTGTCGATGCTGCACTGAAAGATGCACAGAGCCGTATCACTAAGTAA
- the ubiA gene encoding 4-hydroxybenzoate octaprenyltransferase yields the protein MEWSLSQNKLLAFHRLMRTDKPIGALLLLWPTLWALWVASPGVPPLWILAVFIAGVWLMRAAGCVVNDYADRKFDGHVKRTARRPLPSGDVTEKEARTLFIVLVLLSFLLVLTLNTMTILLSVAALALAWVYPFMKRYTHLPQVVLGAAFGWSIPMAFSAVSESLPLSCWLMFLANILWAVAYDTQYAMVDRDDDLKIGIKSTAILFGENDRLIIGILQVAVLALMGAVGWLNGLGWEYYWSLFVAAGLFGWQQKLIFNRDRDNCFKAFMNNNYVGLVLFLGLAMSYL from the coding sequence ATGGAGTGGAGTCTGTCGCAGAATAAGCTGTTGGCGTTTCATCGCCTGATGCGCACTGACAAACCGATCGGCGCCTTGCTGCTGCTGTGGCCGACGCTGTGGGCGCTGTGGGTGGCCTCGCCGGGCGTCCCGCCGCTGTGGATCCTGGCGGTATTTATCGCTGGCGTCTGGCTGATGCGCGCTGCCGGCTGCGTGGTGAATGACTATGCCGATCGAAAATTTGATGGTCACGTGAAGCGTACCGCCCGTCGTCCGCTGCCGAGCGGCGATGTCACCGAGAAAGAGGCGCGAACGCTGTTTATCGTGCTGGTGCTGCTCTCCTTTCTGCTGGTACTCACCCTCAACACCATGACCATTCTGCTGTCAGTGGCGGCGCTGGCGCTGGCATGGGTCTACCCGTTTATGAAGCGCTACACCCATCTGCCGCAGGTGGTGCTGGGGGCCGCCTTTGGCTGGTCGATCCCGATGGCCTTCTCGGCCGTCAGTGAATCACTGCCGCTGAGCTGCTGGCTGATGTTCCTCGCCAACATTCTGTGGGCGGTAGCCTACGATACCCAGTATGCGATGGTGGATCGCGATGACGACCTCAAGATCGGCATTAAATCGACGGCGATCCTGTTCGGCGAAAACGATCGACTGATTATCGGTATTCTGCAGGTAGCCGTGCTGGCGCTGATGGGCGCGGTGGGTTGGCTGAATGGGCTGGGCTGGGAATATTACTGGTCGCTGTTCGTGGCGGCGGGCCTGTTTGGCTGGCAGCAGAAGCTTATCTTCAATCGCGACCGCGATAACTGCTTTAAAGCGTTTATGAACAATAACTACGTCGGGCTGGTGCTGTTCCTGGGCCTGGCGATGAGCTACCTGTAA